The Salinibaculum sp. SYNS191 genome has a window encoding:
- a CDS encoding substrate-binding domain-containing protein: MTQDRRLDGVSRRKFLIGTGAAGAAAMAGCSSEDADGDGSDGSDGGSGSDGGSGADGGSSSEDTETETETSDTSNQMDTSPLESGGSSTVYPISNTGSSYWNANRPASDTEYWPHGEYDIDTDKNLADYWAGLYGFEPAGDEGPPFTVTVGLSHSGTGVEKVRDGKHDIGNSSGNVEDELPDRDSYDDFVDHVVGVDGQPLVVSQEIADAGVEKITGQQLKDIYKGRITNWSEVGGPDKEMRVLARVKGSGTRTSFVSNVFNDPEAETTVANRFGQNQRLAQAIAQADNAISYLALAFIDTDGLAPVALEWEGTTYSYQDDQNGLDSKAYPLSRDLHCYTWQGTSKKEAAFIRMILSDFGQDTFVKPNNYFALGGRRQEEELAKLPEPTDA, translated from the coding sequence ATGACGCAAGACAGGCGTCTTGACGGCGTATCGCGACGGAAATTCCTCATCGGGACAGGCGCGGCGGGTGCGGCCGCGATGGCGGGCTGTTCCAGCGAGGACGCGGACGGAGACGGCTCGGACGGTTCCGACGGTGGCAGTGGGTCCGACGGTGGCAGCGGCGCTGACGGTGGCAGCAGTTCGGAAGACACCGAGACGGAGACCGAAACCAGCGACACCAGCAACCAGATGGACACGTCGCCGCTGGAGTCCGGCGGGTCTTCGACGGTGTACCCCATCTCGAACACGGGCTCGTCGTACTGGAACGCGAACCGGCCGGCCTCCGACACCGAATACTGGCCCCACGGCGAGTACGACATCGACACGGACAAGAACCTCGCAGATTACTGGGCCGGCCTCTACGGCTTCGAGCCCGCTGGCGACGAGGGACCGCCGTTCACGGTCACGGTCGGCCTGTCCCACTCCGGGACCGGCGTCGAGAAGGTCCGCGACGGCAAACACGACATCGGCAACTCCTCCGGCAACGTCGAGGACGAACTGCCGGACCGTGACTCCTACGACGACTTCGTCGACCACGTCGTCGGCGTCGACGGCCAGCCGCTGGTCGTCTCCCAGGAGATTGCCGACGCTGGCGTCGAGAAGATCACCGGCCAGCAGCTGAAGGACATCTACAAGGGCCGCATCACGAACTGGAGCGAAGTCGGTGGCCCGGACAAGGAGATGCGCGTCCTCGCCCGCGTCAAGGGCTCCGGGACGCGGACCTCCTTCGTCAGCAACGTCTTCAACGACCCCGAGGCCGAGACGACGGTCGCCAACCGCTTCGGGCAGAACCAGCGCCTCGCGCAGGCAATCGCACAGGCCGATAACGCCATCAGCTACCTGGCGCTGGCCTTCATCGACACGGACGGCCTCGCCCCCGTCGCCCTGGAGTGGGAAGGGACGACCTACTCGTACCAGGACGACCAGAACGGGCTGGACTCGAAGGCCTACCCGCTCTCGCGTGACCTGCACTGCTACACGTGGCAGGGCACCTCGAAGAAGGAAGCCGCCTTCATCCGGATGATTCTGAGCGACTTCGGGCAGGACACCTTCGTCAAGCCGAACAACTACTTCGCGCTCGGCGGCCGTCGCCAGGAGGAGGAGCTCGCGAAGCTCCCCGAGCCGACGGACGCGTAG
- the pstC gene encoding phosphate ABC transporter permease subunit PstC, with protein sequence MRDGLTTSAREILIGGDATEGSLLTTAATAGTLAATILVFLFRPAFALPVLAAFLLVTAVGWATYQAEVARLLTLVATVLTVLTVGFITYFLFASAWPAVERHGIGLLTVPIQEGGIRWFFWLENVLPTAESFWNPGSGAYSLIPAIWATVIVTIIAGLVAGPLGLFGALFIAEVASDGLREVIKPAVEILAGIPSIVYGFIGFAVLNSFIQDAFLDDGASFLIAGTVVGVMALPTVVSVAEDAISSVPDSMGDGSVAMGATKWQTMKSISIPAAFSGISAAIILGLGRAIGETMAVAAIMAAGTGFPEPLYDIFGQGVTLTSRIATSYGDASASTLDVLFVAGVMLFAIVASMSIVAQYIERRMEAKLKGQQ encoded by the coding sequence ATGAGAGACGGGCTGACAACGAGCGCGCGCGAGATACTCATCGGCGGAGACGCGACAGAGGGGTCGCTGTTGACTACCGCCGCCACGGCTGGCACGCTGGCGGCGACGATTCTGGTCTTCCTGTTCCGGCCGGCCTTCGCACTCCCGGTGCTGGCCGCCTTCCTGCTGGTCACGGCGGTCGGCTGGGCGACCTACCAGGCGGAGGTCGCACGGTTGCTGACACTCGTCGCGACGGTCCTGACGGTGCTGACCGTCGGCTTCATCACGTACTTCCTCTTTGCGAGTGCCTGGCCCGCGGTCGAGAGACACGGAATCGGACTGCTGACCGTCCCCATCCAGGAGGGGGGGATTCGGTGGTTCTTCTGGCTGGAGAACGTGCTGCCGACGGCCGAATCGTTCTGGAATCCCGGCAGCGGGGCCTACTCGCTGATTCCGGCCATCTGGGCGACGGTCATCGTGACCATCATAGCCGGCCTGGTCGCCGGCCCGCTGGGCCTGTTCGGCGCGCTCTTCATCGCCGAAGTCGCCAGCGACGGTCTGCGGGAGGTCATCAAGCCGGCCGTCGAGATCCTGGCCGGCATCCCCTCTATCGTCTACGGGTTCATCGGCTTCGCCGTGTTGAACAGCTTCATCCAGGACGCCTTCCTCGACGACGGCGCTAGCTTCCTCATCGCCGGCACCGTCGTCGGCGTGATGGCGCTGCCGACGGTCGTCTCCGTCGCCGAAGACGCAATCTCCAGCGTCCCGGATTCGATGGGCGACGGGTCCGTCGCGATGGGGGCGACGAAGTGGCAGACGATGAAGAGCATCTCCATCCCCGCGGCCTTCTCCGGCATCTCCGCGGCCATCATCCTCGGGCTGGGACGGGCCATCGGCGAGACGATGGCCGTCGCCGCGATCATGGCCGCCGGCACCGGCTTCCCGGAACCGCTGTACGACATCTTCGGCCAGGGAGTCACGCTGACGAGCCGCATCGCCACGTCCTACGGTGACGCCTCCGCGAGCACGCTGGACGTGCTGTTCGTCGCCGGCGTGATGCTGTTCGCCATCGTCGCCAGCATGAGTATCGTGGCACAGTACATCGAACGACGGATGGAAGCGAAACTGAAGGGGCAACAATGA
- the pstA gene encoding phosphate ABC transporter permease PstA, giving the protein MSEGYADRNALVAEESNRYDRGLDSAIALSVVEFTLGMLTLGKVVALDTSGAALGELFLTMLAVAVGGVGLVGLFSYTNVVPVTSRRVRGIALGALVSLVGLTVVTYAVDMTLATALGLMLLVQAVAVATAGVTSRLELVDTEPNATAGLLAGVVFGIVGLFLGAALGGTLVGFDSPAWVAVALGGGVGLLVLAVVPREDLGSTLPAAVIVGVLGLTVTTATIGLGWEWNPEAINGGFTGGTVIPLFALFGSLLGSWAAAKSRAGFGARGRQFGAFFVINLNAFLMVAVMVSIVLFVTVKGVGYAFHGFAIGAPSALVLLAPLLVLALNRARAPAGSDEWHGGARQFFRVLPLAAIGSLAALLLSVVLTGDAVEFPFTYTVLVNREQVVLDTAVSVTPTAKVGTLLVLVAGLLLFVYLLRKYGSLRNVGGDIDRLAPVRTAVPLAVAALAVLNVAFVVLGKQPFGLPLADTLGLAAVVVSTLGAGALALLPLAGTLAGDGSMAETARERAQLFPVGVFGGLALLAAVVFLEPTAGVNPVVGPANLVPMVAMAAAGVSLVTAVALTLARRSAEKSLTGRILGDQIVLALAATVGFVVLMALHVALTGADFTLGGVTIGTTGTLSWPMTMSPYIPLGEVPGGILPAVVGTVWLVIGASLFAIPLGVGAAVFLTEYAEQGKFTSVVEVATNALWSTPSVVFGLFGAAFLIPRLGGDESLIAGQLVLGFMLLPLVLITSREAILAVPDEYRDASAALGVDQWQTVRSVVLPAAMPGVITGVILGVGRIAGETAPLILVLGSTLNATEAIDVLGGFRILDQPPFIVNDALTQASASLPTQVWGVIGAGVSGSQSMGWASAFILLMVVLSFYAVGIIARKYFRRKLDYE; this is encoded by the coding sequence ATGAGCGAGGGCTACGCAGACCGGAACGCGCTGGTCGCCGAGGAGTCGAACCGCTACGACAGAGGGCTGGACAGCGCAATCGCGCTCAGCGTCGTCGAGTTCACGCTCGGCATGCTCACCCTCGGGAAGGTGGTCGCGCTCGACACGAGCGGCGCGGCACTCGGTGAACTGTTCCTCACGATGCTGGCCGTCGCCGTCGGCGGCGTCGGCCTCGTCGGGTTGTTCTCCTACACCAACGTCGTCCCGGTCACCTCCCGACGCGTGCGGGGTATCGCCCTCGGGGCGCTCGTCAGCCTCGTCGGGTTGACGGTAGTGACCTACGCCGTCGACATGACGCTGGCGACGGCGCTCGGACTGATGTTGCTCGTCCAGGCCGTCGCCGTCGCCACGGCGGGGGTCACCTCCCGGCTGGAACTCGTCGACACCGAACCGAACGCGACCGCCGGCCTGCTCGCGGGCGTCGTCTTCGGCATCGTCGGCCTGTTCCTGGGAGCGGCGCTGGGCGGCACGCTCGTCGGGTTCGACTCCCCGGCGTGGGTCGCCGTCGCCCTCGGCGGCGGCGTCGGCCTGCTGGTGCTGGCCGTCGTGCCCCGCGAAGACCTCGGGTCGACGCTGCCGGCCGCCGTCATCGTCGGCGTCCTCGGCCTGACAGTCACCACGGCGACCATCGGCCTCGGCTGGGAGTGGAACCCCGAGGCCATCAACGGCGGCTTCACCGGCGGGACGGTCATCCCGCTCTTTGCCCTCTTTGGCTCCCTGCTGGGGAGCTGGGCCGCCGCGAAGAGCCGGGCCGGCTTCGGTGCCCGCGGGCGCCAGTTCGGGGCGTTCTTCGTCATCAACCTCAACGCCTTCCTGATGGTCGCGGTGATGGTCTCCATCGTCCTCTTTGTCACCGTCAAGGGCGTCGGCTACGCCTTCCACGGGTTCGCTATCGGCGCGCCGTCGGCGCTCGTCCTGCTCGCGCCGCTGCTCGTGCTCGCGCTCAACCGGGCGCGAGCGCCGGCGGGCTCCGACGAGTGGCACGGCGGTGCCCGGCAGTTCTTCCGCGTGCTGCCCCTGGCCGCAATCGGTTCGCTCGCCGCGCTGCTGCTGTCGGTCGTCCTGACCGGCGACGCCGTGGAGTTCCCCTTTACCTACACCGTCCTCGTCAACCGGGAGCAGGTCGTCCTCGACACGGCGGTGTCTGTCACCCCGACGGCGAAAGTCGGGACCCTCCTCGTCCTCGTCGCCGGCCTGCTCCTCTTCGTCTACTTGCTCCGCAAGTACGGGAGCCTCCGTAACGTCGGCGGGGACATCGACCGCCTCGCCCCGGTCAGAACGGCGGTCCCGCTCGCGGTCGCGGCGCTGGCCGTCCTGAACGTCGCCTTCGTGGTACTCGGCAAGCAGCCGTTCGGCCTCCCGCTCGCCGACACGCTCGGGCTGGCCGCCGTCGTCGTCAGTACCCTCGGCGCGGGCGCGCTGGCACTGCTCCCCCTGGCCGGGACGCTCGCTGGCGACGGGTCGATGGCCGAGACCGCCCGGGAGCGCGCACAGCTGTTCCCCGTTGGCGTCTTCGGCGGCCTCGCCCTGCTCGCGGCCGTCGTCTTCCTCGAACCGACCGCCGGCGTGAATCCCGTGGTCGGCCCGGCGAACCTCGTGCCGATGGTGGCGATGGCCGCCGCCGGCGTCTCGCTCGTGACGGCCGTCGCCCTCACCCTCGCCCGGCGGTCGGCCGAGAAGAGCCTCACCGGGCGGATTCTCGGCGACCAGATTGTGCTCGCCCTCGCGGCCACCGTCGGCTTCGTCGTCCTGATGGCGCTGCACGTCGCGCTGACCGGCGCTGACTTCACGCTGGGCGGCGTGACCATCGGCACCACCGGGACGCTGTCGTGGCCGATGACGATGTCGCCGTACATCCCGCTGGGGGAGGTCCCCGGCGGCATCCTGCCGGCCGTGGTCGGCACGGTCTGGCTGGTCATCGGTGCGTCGCTCTTTGCGATTCCGCTGGGCGTCGGCGCGGCCGTCTTCCTGACGGAATATGCAGAACAGGGCAAGTTCACGAGCGTCGTCGAGGTGGCGACCAACGCCCTCTGGAGCACGCCCAGCGTCGTCTTCGGGCTGTTCGGTGCCGCCTTCCTCATCCCGCGACTCGGCGGCGACGAGTCGCTGATTGCGGGGCAACTGGTGCTCGGGTTCATGCTATTGCCGCTGGTGCTCATCACCAGCCGGGAGGCGATTCTGGCCGTCCCGGACGAGTACCGCGACGCCAGCGCCGCGCTGGGCGTCGACCAGTGGCAGACCGTCCGCAGCGTCGTCCTGCCGGCGGCGATGCCGGGCGTCATCACCGGCGTCATCCTCGGCGTCGGCCGCATCGCCGGCGAGACGGCACCGCTCATCCTGGTGCTCGGCTCGACGCTGAACGCGACGGAAGCCATCGACGTGCTCGGCGGCTTCCGCATCCTCGACCAGCCGCCCTTCATCGTCAACGACGCGCTCACGCAGGCGTCGGCGTCGCTGCCGACGCAGGTGTGGGGCGTCATCGGCGCGGGCGTCAGCGGCTCCCAGTCTATGGGGTGGGCCTCGGCCTTTATCCTGCTGATGGTCGTGCTGTCGTTCTACGCCGTCGGTATCATCGCTCGGAAGTACTTCAGGAGGAAACTCGACTATGAGTAA
- the pstB gene encoding phosphate ABC transporter ATP-binding protein PstB produces MSNAIGDTDTDTETGTGAQTQTTTSGESEEQIREDWTEYRFDGPPKLTVEDLDVYYGDDHALKDVSMEIPENSVTALIGPSGCGKSTFLRCLNRMNDRIKSARVEGSVELDGMEVYDPNANLVELRKRVGMVFQAPNPFPKSIRENISYGPRKHGDINKGLLARLFGRDDTEAELELVERSLKQAALWDEVNDRLEDNALGLSGGQQQRLCIARCLAVDPEVILMDEPASALDPIATSKIEDLVEELAKDYTVVIVTHNMQQAARISDQTAVFLTGGELAEYDDTDKIFESPESQRVEDYITGKFG; encoded by the coding sequence ATGAGTAACGCAATCGGAGACACGGACACAGACACGGAGACGGGCACAGGCGCACAGACGCAGACGACGACCAGCGGCGAGAGCGAGGAGCAGATTCGCGAGGACTGGACGGAGTACCGCTTCGACGGACCCCCGAAACTCACCGTCGAGGACCTCGACGTCTACTACGGCGACGACCACGCGCTCAAGGACGTCTCGATGGAGATTCCCGAGAACAGCGTCACCGCGCTCATCGGGCCGTCGGGGTGTGGCAAGTCCACGTTCCTGCGGTGTCTCAACCGCATGAACGACCGAATCAAGTCCGCCCGCGTCGAGGGCTCGGTCGAACTCGACGGGATGGAGGTCTACGACCCCAACGCGAACCTCGTCGAACTCCGCAAGCGCGTCGGGATGGTCTTCCAGGCCCCCAACCCGTTCCCGAAGTCCATCCGCGAGAACATCTCCTACGGCCCGCGCAAGCACGGCGACATCAACAAGGGGCTGCTCGCCCGCCTGTTCGGCCGCGACGACACCGAGGCGGAACTCGAACTCGTCGAACGCTCGCTCAAACAGGCCGCCCTCTGGGACGAGGTCAACGACCGCCTGGAGGACAACGCGCTCGGTCTCTCCGGCGGACAACAGCAGCGCCTGTGCATCGCGCGCTGTCTCGCCGTCGACCCGGAAGTCATCCTGATGGACGAACCCGCCTCCGCGCTGGACCCAATCGCCACCTCGAAAATCGAGGACCTGGTGGAGGAACTGGCGAAGGACTACACGGTGGTCATCGTCACGCACAACATGCAACAGGCCGCACGCATCTCCGACCAGACGGCCGTGTTCCTCACCGGCGGCGAACTCGCCGAGTACGACGACACGGACAAGATATTCGAGAGTCCGGAGAGCCAGCGCGTCGAGGACTACATCACCGGCAAGTTCGGGTAG
- the phoU gene encoding phosphate signaling complex protein PhoU, with protein MPRESFQEDLDDLQDDVLALGETVAARLRRAVAAIENHDPDLAAYVRDGDAEVNEQYLAIESDCIDLLTLQQPVAGDLRFVAASFKIITDLERIGDLATNLGGYVLEMNREGPPRDRLAAIGHRVAEQLDDALTAYARQDPDLCREVAERDDAIDDLCAEAADGLVRGLVEQRHHQTPVDATLSSAQRVLLTVRDLERVGDHAVNVAARTLYMVESSDELLY; from the coding sequence ATGCCACGGGAGTCCTTCCAGGAGGACCTCGACGACCTCCAGGACGACGTGCTCGCCCTCGGCGAGACCGTCGCGGCGCGCCTGCGCCGTGCGGTCGCCGCCATCGAGAACCACGACCCGGACCTGGCCGCGTACGTCCGCGACGGCGACGCGGAGGTCAACGAGCAGTACCTCGCCATCGAGTCCGACTGCATCGACCTCCTGACGCTGCAACAGCCCGTCGCCGGCGACCTCCGATTCGTCGCCGCCTCGTTCAAGATTATCACCGACCTCGAACGCATCGGCGACCTCGCCACCAACCTCGGCGGGTACGTCCTGGAGATGAACAGGGAGGGACCGCCGCGGGACCGCCTGGCCGCCATCGGCCACCGGGTCGCCGAGCAACTCGACGACGCGCTGACAGCCTACGCCCGGCAGGACCCCGACCTCTGCCGCGAGGTCGCCGAGCGCGACGACGCCATAGACGACCTGTGTGCCGAGGCCGCGGACGGACTGGTCCGGGGGCTCGTCGAGCAGCGCCACCACCAGACGCCGGTCGACGCGACGCTCTCGTCGGCCCAGCGCGTCCTGCTGACAGTCAGGGACCTCGAACGCGTCGGCGACCACGCGGTCAACGTCGCCGCCCGCACCCTCTACATGGTCGAAAGTAGCGACGAACTCCTCTACTGA
- the phoU gene encoding phosphate signaling complex protein PhoU: MPREGYQDQLDELREDVLYMSEVVLERLRTGLDALDRKDEDLAWDVIEGDHEINQLYLDLEQDCIDLLALQQPVAGDLRFVAASFKIITDLERIGDLATNLGDYTLEAQQSVFPDVDVQAIGSETIDMVEAAMDAYAEADAEACYAIAEADDALDEQCERASETVARELIEREDTESEEEVERLMRDVHRLLLTIRDLERVGDHAVNIAARTLYMVENDDDLLY; this comes from the coding sequence ATGCCACGAGAGGGGTATCAGGACCAACTCGACGAACTCCGCGAGGACGTCCTGTACATGAGCGAGGTCGTCCTGGAACGGCTCCGGACCGGACTGGACGCCCTCGACCGGAAGGACGAGGACCTGGCCTGGGACGTCATCGAGGGCGACCACGAGATCAATCAGCTCTATCTCGACCTCGAACAGGACTGCATCGACCTGCTGGCGCTCCAGCAACCGGTCGCCGGCGACCTCCGCTTCGTCGCCGCCTCGTTCAAGATTATCACCGACCTCGAACGCATCGGCGACCTCGCCACCAACCTCGGCGACTACACGCTGGAAGCCCAGCAGAGCGTCTTCCCCGACGTCGACGTCCAGGCGATCGGCTCCGAGACCATCGACATGGTCGAGGCGGCGATGGACGCCTACGCCGAGGCGGACGCGGAGGCCTGCTACGCCATCGCCGAGGCCGACGACGCGTTAGACGAGCAGTGCGAGCGCGCCTCCGAGACGGTCGCCCGTGAACTCATCGAGCGCGAGGACACCGAGAGCGAGGAAGAGGTCGAACGCCTGATGCGGGACGTCCACCGACTGCTGTTGACCATCCGGGACCTCGAACGCGTCGGCGACCACGCGGTCAACATCGCCGCGCGCACCCTCTACATGGTCGAGAACGACGACGACCTGCTCTACTAG
- the radB gene encoding DNA repair and recombination protein RadB has product MTDPIPTGCDAVDDLLGGGFERGAATQVYGPPAAGKTNVVLSAAMEVAAAGQSALYVDTEGLSLDRLEQLAAGHARADQTVDDLASRIIITDALSFEEQQEAVQDAAEFAEQVDLIVLDSATGFYRLRRTEQAEGETLRAVARQITHLLSLARKHDLAVAFTNQVFTDPDSDQARALGGHTLDHWSGVILRLDRFRGGNRRATLEKHHAREAGATGQFRIVETGLADAER; this is encoded by the coding sequence GTGACAGACCCGATACCGACTGGTTGCGACGCGGTCGACGACCTGCTCGGCGGCGGCTTCGAGCGCGGGGCGGCGACCCAGGTGTACGGTCCGCCGGCCGCGGGCAAAACCAACGTCGTCCTCTCGGCGGCGATGGAGGTCGCCGCCGCCGGCCAGTCGGCGCTGTACGTCGACACCGAGGGACTCTCGCTGGACCGCCTGGAGCAACTCGCCGCGGGCCACGCCCGCGCGGACCAGACCGTCGACGACCTCGCCTCGCGCATCATCATCACCGACGCGCTCTCCTTCGAGGAACAGCAGGAGGCCGTCCAGGACGCCGCGGAGTTCGCCGAGCAGGTCGACCTCATCGTGCTGGACAGCGCGACCGGGTTCTACCGCCTGCGGCGGACCGAACAGGCCGAGGGCGAGACGCTGCGCGCCGTCGCCCGCCAGATTACGCACCTGCTCTCGCTCGCCCGCAAACACGACCTCGCCGTGGCCTTTACCAACCAGGTGTTCACCGACCCCGACTCCGACCAGGCGCGGGCGCTGGGCGGGCACACGCTGGACCACTGGTCCGGCGTCATCCTCCGCCTGGACCGGTTTCGCGGCGGCAACCGGCGCGCGACGCTGGAGAAACACCACGCCCGCGAGGCCGGCGCGACCGGACAGTTCCGCATCGTCGAGACGGGACTGGCCGACGCCGAGCGGTGA
- a CDS encoding DUF952 domain-containing protein, with translation MLEGDADPTGDSPYRDPSLDSEGFIHCSTPAQVVTIAQTLYADAEDLRLLVVDPDRLDAPVKYEEMPQGGYAHVYGPINAEAIADVVPFPTEDGRYVLPEELQ, from the coding sequence ATCCTGGAGGGCGATGCCGACCCCACCGGGGACAGTCCCTACCGCGACCCGTCGCTGGACAGCGAGGGGTTCATCCACTGCTCGACGCCGGCGCAGGTGGTCACCATCGCGCAGACGCTGTACGCTGACGCCGAGGACCTCCGGCTTCTGGTCGTCGACCCCGACCGACTCGACGCGCCGGTGAAGTACGAGGAGATGCCACAGGGCGGCTACGCGCACGTCTACGGCCCGATAAATGCCGAGGCAATCGCGGACGTGGTGCCGTTCCCGACGGAGGACGGCCGCTACGTCCTCCCCGAGGAACTGCAATAG
- a CDS encoding CDGSH iron-sulfur domain-containing protein produces the protein MEEDVHEYDGEDVAVSFDSNRCIHARECVEGLPAVFDVDRRPWVDPDGDDAEAVAAVVERCPTGALHYERLDGGPGERVPDRNVVTVVEDGPLYLHGDVDVQTVDEESVLRDTRVGLCRCGHADNKPLCDNSHNRVFTASGVDPGDAVPDPDADPEGGDETGAEPLRVTLVRNGPLRLEGQFTLRTGDGDPTEHSRATLCRCGASADKPFCDNSHTGIDFSTGEGE, from the coding sequence ATGGAAGAGGACGTTCACGAGTACGATGGCGAGGACGTCGCGGTCTCGTTCGACTCGAACCGCTGTATCCACGCCCGCGAGTGCGTCGAGGGGCTCCCGGCCGTCTTCGACGTGGACCGCCGCCCCTGGGTCGACCCCGACGGGGACGACGCCGAAGCGGTCGCCGCGGTGGTCGAGCGCTGTCCAACTGGCGCGCTCCACTACGAGCGACTGGACGGCGGTCCCGGCGAGCGCGTCCCGGACCGAAACGTCGTCACCGTGGTCGAGGACGGCCCGCTGTACCTCCACGGCGACGTCGACGTCCAGACGGTCGACGAGGAGTCCGTGTTGCGGGACACCCGCGTCGGCCTCTGTCGCTGCGGGCACGCCGACAACAAGCCGCTGTGTGACAACAGCCACAACCGGGTGTTCACTGCCAGTGGCGTCGACCCCGGGGACGCTGTGCCAGACCCCGACGCGGACCCAGAGGGCGGTGACGAGACCGGGGCCGAACCCCTGCGGGTGACGCTGGTCCGGAACGGCCCGCTCCGTCTGGAGGGGCAGTTCACGCTCCGGACCGGCGATGGCGACCCGACCGAACACTCCCGGGCGACGCTGTGTCGCTGCGGGGCGTCCGCAGACAAGCCGTTCTGTGACAACTCGCACACCGGCATCGACTTCTCCACCGGCGAGGGGGAGTGA
- a CDS encoding universal stress protein, giving the protein MVFLVPFDGSPDSEAALARAVEHGQALGEDVVAVSIIPTGTAYAERRKWIQPDEDFAAETASAELRRKIAETTDDAERNFSESGAYSPDDGLTERVRQVARDVDASVLFVGASGDASDDRLKTPFGEVVSDAEYDIHVVRTA; this is encoded by the coding sequence ATGGTCTTTCTCGTCCCTTTCGACGGGTCGCCAGACTCCGAAGCCGCCCTCGCCCGCGCCGTCGAGCACGGTCAGGCGCTGGGTGAGGACGTCGTCGCGGTCAGCATCATCCCGACCGGCACGGCCTACGCCGAGCGGCGCAAGTGGATCCAACCGGACGAGGACTTCGCCGCCGAGACGGCCAGCGCCGAACTCCGGCGGAAGATAGCCGAGACGACCGACGACGCAGAGCGCAACTTCTCGGAGTCCGGGGCTTACTCCCCCGACGACGGTCTGACCGAGCGCGTCCGTCAGGTCGCCCGCGACGTCGACGCCTCCGTCCTCTTCGTCGGCGCGAGCGGGGACGCCTCGGACGACCGCCTCAAGACCCCCTTCGGTGAAGTCGTCAGCGACGCCGAGTACGACATCCACGTCGTCCGCACGGCCTGA